The Sorangiineae bacterium MSr11954 DNA segment GGCATGCCGCAGATGTTCCGCATGATGAACGGCGCGCGCATCGCGGTCGGCATCCAGAGCATCTCCGTCGCGTCCACCGCGTACCTGAACGCGCTCGAATACGCCAAGGATCGCAAGCAGGGCGCGTCGATCACGCACTGGAAAGACGCCACCGCCCCGCGCGTGTCCATCATCCAGCACGCGGACGTGCGCCGCATGCTGCTCGACATGAAGGCCCGCGTGGAGGGCATCCGCGCCCTGGCCGTGAAGCTCGCGCACCACCTGGACATGGTGCGGGTGCTCGAGGACGAGGACGCGGAGAAGGCCGCGTACCACCAGGGCCAGGTCGACCTGCTGGTTCCGCTGGTCAAAGCCTACGGCTCGGACCAAGCGTTCCGCGTCTGCGAGCTCGCCATCCAGACCTACGGCGGCGCGGGCTACACGCGCGACTACCCGGTGGAGCAGTACTGCCGCGACGCGAAGATCTTCAGCATCTACGAGGGAACGAACCACATCCAGGCGATGGACTTGGTCGGCCGCAAGCTCGGTCAGGCCGGCGGCGCCAACCTGCAGGCGTTCCTCGGTGACATCGCCAAGTTCGTGGCCACCAACAGCGCGCACCCCGTCTTCGGCGAGGCGGTGAAGCGGGTGGGCGCGGCGCAAGAGGCGCTCGCCGGCTCGGCGATGAAGCTCCTTACCTGGTTCCAGTCGGGCCATATGGAGCTCGTTCCGCTCAACGCCAACCGCTTCCTGGAGATGATCAGCGAGCTCACGGTCTCGGCGCTCCTGCTCGAAGGCGCCATCCTCGCCGACGAAAAGCAGAAGACGGTCGCCGCCGAGCACCCCGACCACGCCTTCTACGAAGGAAAGAAGCACACGGCCCTCTACTACGCGCGCACCGTGCTCCCCGGGGTCGAGGTGAAGGCCAAGCAGATGCTCGAAGAAGACCGCAGCGCGCTCGACATCCCCGACCTCGCGTTCGCCACCGTGTAGTTCGGCGCGCTCGAAAAACGAATCGACGACTCGGCCGGGCCCATCGGTGCTCCGGCCGAGCTCGTTTAATGGCCGCGCGCGGCCACTGCCGTGGTCTTCTTCCAGCATGCGGATGGCCATGCGGGGAAGGGCAGCGTCGGCGATGGCGACGGCGACGGGGATGCGCAAGGTGCTCGCGGTGGCGGGCGCAGCGGGGGTGCTGGCCGCCGGCTCGCCGGCGGCGGCGCAGAAGATCGACCTGGTCTCGGTGAGCGCGCAGTACCTGCCGAGCGCGGATATGAAGAGCGCGCCGGGCAAGGCGCAGGTCTCGTCGTACGACGTCTCCTTCATGGTGCCGGTGCCCCTCGGGGAGAAGAGCTTCCTCTTTCCCGGCGCCGGCTACCACGTGGACTCCGTCTCCTTCTCGGACACGCGGCCCGACTTCGTGGACCTGCGCGCCTTTCACGCCGTGGAGATCTCCGCGCTGTTCGTGCAGCTGCTCCCGAGCGACTGGGCCCTCAGCCTGCGCGCGGCCCCGGGTCTCGCGGGCGACTTTGGGACGGTGGATGGCCGGATGGTGCGGGCGAACGCGATGGCGATGGCCTCGCACACGTTCTCACCGCGCTTCGTCCTTGGTGGCGGGGCCATCCTCTCCTACAGTTTCGGCACATTGCTGCCGCTTCCGGCCGTGTACGCGAGCTATCGCCCCTTCGAGGGATTCGAAGTCGAGGGCTTCTTGCCCGCGTTCTTGCGGGTCCACCACACCATCGGCGATCGCGTTCGGCTGGGCATCGCCGCCGAGTTTCAGGGCAACGAGTACGCCGTGCGCGACGATCGCATCCGCGGGCGATGGCCATGCACGGCCGCCCGCGCCGACGATCCCGCCACCTCGCCCAACGAGGCCATCGCGCGCCCCTCCGAGTGCTTCGACAACCTCGCCTACTCCGTGGGGATCGCCGGCTTCACGGCCGGCGTGCGGCTCGTCTCCACCGTGTGGCTCACGGGCCTCTTCGGCCACTCGTTCTACCGCCGCTTCGATCAACGAAACGAAGAGCGCAACGAGATACCGGACGGCAGCCAGGACATCCCCAACGTCCTGGTCGTGCGCGCCGGCTTGCTCTGGAGGATGCCCACACGTGAGTGAGCGCGCGCCCACCTTGGACGCGTCGATCGCCATCGCGGTGATCGCGCAGCAGGTCGGCGGCAAGGTGGTGCGCGACTCCATGTTTCTCTCGAGCTTCCCCGCGGCCTCGCTCCCCTCGGTGATCGCCGCCTCGGCCGTGCTCTCGCTCCTGGCGGTGCTGGTGACCTCGCGCTTCATGGCCAAGCGCGGCCCCGGGCGGGTCGTGCCCGTGCTGTTCGTGCTCAACGCGCTGGCGCTCCTCGCCGAGTGGACGATGGCGTCCGCCCTGCCGGGCGCGAGCGCCGTGCTCGTCTATGTGCACACGTCGGCCGTGGGCGGCCTGATGATCAGCGGCTTCTGGTCGATCGTGAACGAGCGCTTCGACCCGCACGTGGCGCGGCGCAACATCGTGCGCGTGACCACGGGCGCCACCCTCGGGGGCCTGGTCGGCGGGCTGGGCGCCGAGCGCGTGGCCGACATGTTCGACCCGCACGCCATCTTGCTGATGCTCGCCGCGCTGAGCCTCTCGTGCGCGTGGGGCGTGGCCGCGCTCGGCCGAAGCTTGCCCCGGTCCCCGGGGCCGAGCGCGCCCGCGTTTCGCGATGGAATGAAGGCGCTCGGGCAGCGGCCGTACCTGCGGCGGGTGGTGAGCATGGTGGTCGCGGTCGCGCTCCTCGAGATTTTCCTCGACTGCGCGCTCAAGACCGCGGCCGAGTCGAGCTACCACGAGCCGCGCGCCCTGGTCTCGTTCTTCGCGCTCTTTCACACGGCCACGGGCCTGCTCACCTTCTTCGTGCAGGTGGCGCTGAGCCGCGCGAGCCTGGAGCGGCTCGGCCTCGGGGGGACCTTGGCCATTTTGCCCGCCGCGGTGATCGTCTCGGCCCTCGCCGCCAGCGGCATGCGCACCCTGCTCGCCATCGCGGTGGCCGCGGGCCTCGAGACGGCCATCGCCAGCTCGCTCTTTCGCTCGGCCTACGAGATCCTCTTCACCCCGCTGCCCACGCACCGGAAGCGCGCGCTCAAGGTGGTCATCGACGTGGCGTTTCCGCGGCTGGGCAATATGCTCGGCAGCGCCGCCGTGGCCTTGGTCGTCGGGATCGCCGCGGGGCCGCGCCATGTGAGCGTGGCGCTCTTGTTCGGGGCGGCGGCGCTCGGGGTGCTGGGGCTCGTTTGGGGGATCAGCTTGCATCGCATGTACGTGACGGAGCTGGGCACCAGCTTGCAGCTCGGCATCGTCACCTTGCGGCAAGGCGACGTGCGCGACGCCACCACCCGGCACACCATCCTGTCGACCATGGCGCTCGACCGAGCCCGGTTGCTGGCGCAGATCGAGGCGTCGCGAAGGGGCGACCCGGGCAAGGCGCCCTCGGACCCCTCGAGCGCCGAGCGCTCGCCCGCCTTCGCAAAACTTGCTGCGAGGGCCGAAGGAACCAGCGATACACTCCTGTTCGACGTGCTCCTCGGCGGACTTCGAGACGACGACTTCGACGTAAGCTACGCGAACGCGCGCGCGCTCGCCGCCATCTGCGCGCGCAACCCCGCGCTGCCCCCGGACCGCGCCCGCATCCTCGACGAGGCCCGCGCCGCGCTCTTCGTGGACGACGGCACGTGGCGCGCGCGCAAGGCGCTCGGCTCGGACTCGAGCGGGCGCACGGGCCTGCACCGCGGGCTCGAGCACGTCTTCACCTTGCTGGGGATGGTGCTCGAGCGCGACGTGATCAAAGGCTGCCTCGCGGCCCTGCAAGGGCCGGATCGGCGCCTCCGCGGCACCGTGCTCGAGTACTTGGAGAACGCGCTGCCGAACGACATCGGCCTGCGGATGCGCGAGCGTATCCAGGAGCACTTCGCGGAGGCGGAGGGAGAACGTTGAGCACCTCGCTCTCGGTGAACCATCCCCTCGCCTCGCGCGTGGCCCTGTTCGGCGCCGCGTGGGCCGGCATCTCCGCGCTCGGCGTGGCGGTGCGCTTGGTGACCACCGCCGTGCTTCGAAACCCCGGCGACAGCATCGTCACGGGATCGCTCGCCGTGCACGCGGTGGTGGCGCTCGTCCCGCTGGTCATGTGGGCGCTCTGCCGCGGCCCGCGCGGCCCGCTCTTCGGCCGCACCGTCGACGCCGCCGGCTTGATCGCGAGCGCGGCCGGCCTGGCCTACATGGGGCAAGCGATCGCGCACGAGGCCATGGCGGCGAACACGGCGCACTCCACGCCCCTGGCCATGGCGCTCGACGGGAGCTTGTACGACACGTACATGGTCACGGCGCTCTTCGCGTCGACCTTGATGTTCACCTTGCGCTCCGCCTTGGTGCCCAGCCGCATGGTGCACACCATCGCGCTGGGCGTGGGTATGGGCATCGCCATGGTGCTGGTGTTCGCGCTGAAGTACCCCCTGACCGCCGCCGCCCCGGGCGCGTCGCCCACCAGCGTGGCCATCTCCGCCGCCTCGTACTGGTCCTTGTCCATCGCCGTGTGCGCGGTGCTCTCGGCGACCATTTATGGCTTGCGGCAGCAGATCGAGAAGGCGCGGCGCCTCGGCCAGTACACCTTGGACGAGAAGATCGGCGAGGGCGG contains these protein-coding regions:
- a CDS encoding acyl-CoA dehydrogenase — protein: MSKPIPAINRYKADLRELNFLLFEQFRLGEILGRGPFEAWGEEEVRTSLAECYRFVREVTGPLNSPADAQGCRLEGGKVITPPGFKEAWKQVYAAGWKGVGISAEYGGAGAPNSLHILVEELLSGSNVAFNMYPGLAYGASELIEVFGTHEQKELYCRRMFDGTWGGTMNLTEPQAGSDVGASTTTAKRNADGSYSIRGTKIFISGGDHDLAENIIHLVLARVEGSPAGTKGLTLFIVPKFRPNPDGSLGKFNDVTCGAIEHKMGINGSSTCVLNYGENDACIGWPVGGEEKINQGMPQMFRMMNGARIAVGIQSISVASTAYLNALEYAKDRKQGASITHWKDATAPRVSIIQHADVRRMLLDMKARVEGIRALAVKLAHHLDMVRVLEDEDAEKAAYHQGQVDLLVPLVKAYGSDQAFRVCELAIQTYGGAGYTRDYPVEQYCRDAKIFSIYEGTNHIQAMDLVGRKLGQAGGANLQAFLGDIAKFVATNSAHPVFGEAVKRVGAAQEALAGSAMKLLTWFQSGHMELVPLNANRFLEMISELTVSALLLEGAILADEKQKTVAAEHPDHAFYEGKKHTALYYARTVLPGVEVKAKQMLEEDRSALDIPDLAFATV
- a CDS encoding DUF6268 family outer membrane beta-barrel protein, which gives rise to MATATGMRKVLAVAGAAGVLAAGSPAAAQKIDLVSVSAQYLPSADMKSAPGKAQVSSYDVSFMVPVPLGEKSFLFPGAGYHVDSVSFSDTRPDFVDLRAFHAVEISALFVQLLPSDWALSLRAAPGLAGDFGTVDGRMVRANAMAMASHTFSPRFVLGGGAILSYSFGTLLPLPAVYASYRPFEGFEVEGFLPAFLRVHHTIGDRVRLGIAAEFQGNEYAVRDDRIRGRWPCTAARADDPATSPNEAIARPSECFDNLAYSVGIAGFTAGVRLVSTVWLTGLFGHSFYRRFDQRNEERNEIPDGSQDIPNVLVVRAGLLWRMPTRE